Proteins from a genomic interval of bacterium:
- the tuf gene encoding elongation factor Tu (EF-Tu; promotes GTP-dependent binding of aminoacyl-tRNA to the A-site of ribosomes during protein biosynthesis; when the tRNA anticodon matches the mRNA codon, GTP hydrolysis results; the inactive EF-Tu-GDP leaves the ribosome and release of GDP is promoted by elongation factor Ts; many prokaryotes have two copies of the gene encoding EF-Tu): PGDNVTIEGALITPIALEEGQRFAVREGGRTVGAGVVAKILA, encoded by the coding sequence GCCGGGGGACAACGTGACGATCGAGGGGGCGCTGATCACCCCGATTGCGCTGGAGGAAGGGCAGCGGTTCGCGGTGCGGGAGGGCGGCCGGACGGTCGGGGCCGGCGTGGTCGCCAAGATCCTCGCCTAA